A part of Larkinella insperata genomic DNA contains:
- the apaG gene encoding Co2+/Mg2+ efflux protein ApaG: MISAVTDGVKVSVVTEYQPEYSSPSQAHFVFTYRITIENNSNATIQLLRRHWVIYDAHGSAREGEGAGVVGQQPILEPGETHEYVSGCNLRSSLGKMGGTYLMERVVDGKQFRVTIPEFTMVVPYRLN, encoded by the coding sequence ATGATATCGGCAGTTACCGACGGCGTCAAGGTCAGTGTTGTGACCGAATACCAGCCGGAATATTCCAGTCCCTCGCAGGCGCATTTTGTGTTTACCTACCGGATCACCATTGAAAACAACAGCAATGCAACGATCCAGTTACTACGACGCCATTGGGTCATTTACGACGCTCATGGTTCGGCGCGGGAGGGGGAAGGTGCGGGCGTGGTAGGGCAGCAGCCTATTCTGGAACCCGGCGAAACCCACGAGTACGTTTCAGGCTGTAACCTGCGTTCGAGTTTGGGCAAAATGGGCGGAACCTATCTGATGGAGCGGGTGGTGGACGGGAAGCAATTCCGGGTCACTATTCCCGAGTTTACGATGGTGGTTCCGTACCGGTTGAATTAA
- a CDS encoding monooxygenase: MSHFFRPIRLTILGALGVGLLVASCQKSDDTPQEQPTPVASSFEQLQRRILTPTCATSGCHSSESDALFSQHRLVLAAGVAYKNLVGVAPTNSTAKANGLLRVKPFASQESLLYHKLNAAADHHSGANYGNPMPLGGELLTVGQIEFVRRWIEAGAPQTGSIVDSTLLDDKTPSKPAENFEALKAPAAGAGFQIHLEPFTVIPNFERELFVRKSVGNTKAVYVNRYEIKMRANSHHFLAYTYRDNDKLPTINQIRDLRNSDNSYNLETALSMQNHIYFIGSQAPHTDFTFPEGTALLVPANATLDLNSHYVNKTGSPITGEAYVNLYTVDESTVKNVMKIMDFTNTNLNIPAKTRVTISKTFTMSRPIKILVLTSHSHKLGEKFVVRIKGGARDGEVVYTSTSWEHPEITTYKTPIQLAKGEALVSEITYNNTSDKDVKWGLTSEDEMGIIFGYYLEE, translated from the coding sequence ATGAGCCATTTCTTTCGTCCTATTCGCCTGACTATATTGGGGGCGCTGGGTGTGGGTTTGCTGGTAGCTTCCTGCCAGAAATCCGATGATACACCCCAAGAGCAGCCCACGCCGGTCGCCAGTAGCTTTGAGCAGTTGCAGCGCCGGATTTTGACCCCCACCTGCGCCACGTCCGGTTGTCATTCCTCCGAATCGGATGCCCTGTTTAGCCAGCACCGGCTGGTACTGGCCGCGGGAGTTGCCTACAAAAATCTGGTGGGTGTTGCTCCGACCAACAGTACCGCCAAAGCCAACGGGTTGCTGCGCGTAAAGCCGTTTGCGTCGCAGGAAAGCCTGCTGTACCACAAACTCAATGCGGCCGCCGACCACCACAGCGGAGCTAATTATGGCAACCCTATGCCGTTGGGCGGGGAGTTGTTAACCGTCGGACAGATTGAATTCGTTCGTCGCTGGATTGAAGCCGGCGCACCGCAAACGGGCAGCATCGTCGATTCCACCCTGCTGGATGACAAAACGCCGAGTAAACCCGCCGAAAACTTCGAAGCGCTAAAAGCCCCGGCGGCCGGGGCCGGATTCCAGATTCACCTGGAGCCGTTTACGGTAATCCCGAATTTTGAGCGGGAGTTGTTTGTCCGGAAGTCGGTTGGCAACACCAAAGCCGTGTACGTTAACCGTTACGAAATTAAAATGCGCGCCAATAGCCACCATTTTCTGGCGTATACCTACCGGGATAACGATAAGCTACCGACCATCAATCAGATTCGTGATTTGCGCAATTCCGATAATTCCTACAACTTAGAAACGGCGCTATCCATGCAGAATCACATTTATTTTATCGGTTCGCAGGCGCCCCACACCGATTTTACGTTTCCGGAAGGAACGGCGCTGTTGGTTCCCGCCAACGCGACACTGGATTTAAATTCGCACTACGTTAATAAAACCGGAAGTCCGATTACGGGCGAAGCGTACGTGAATCTTTATACCGTTGATGAGTCGACGGTGAAAAACGTGATGAAAATCATGGACTTCACCAACACCAACCTGAACATTCCGGCCAAAACCCGGGTAACTATTTCCAAGACATTCACCATGTCGCGGCCGATAAAAATCCTGGTTCTGACCTCGCATTCGCACAAGTTAGGTGAAAAATTTGTTGTTCGGATCAAGGGAGGAGCCCGGGATGGAGAAGTCGTTTATACCTCCACAAGCTGGGAACACCCCGAAATTACCACCTACAAAACACCCATTCAGTTGGCAAAGGGCGAAGCGCTGGTTTCCGAAATCACCTACAACAACACCTCCGATAAAGATGTGAAGTGGGGTTTGACCAGCGAAGATGAGATGGGCATTATTTTCGGGTACTATCTGGAAGAATGA
- a CDS encoding DEAD/DEAH box helicase, giving the protein MNPEITEQEVSNKPATPQRTFADLNLSDDILQAVTEMGFEHPSPIQAEAIPPILAGRDVIGQAQTGTGKTAAFGIPAIEMIDVAERHPQVLVLCPTRELALQVADEVRKISKFKRGIRVEAIYGGDSIDRQIKSLKTGVHIVIGTPGRVMDHMERRTLKLENIKMMILDEADEMLDMGFRDDIEGILEDMPEERQTILFSATMSKPIMAITQRFQKDPVLVKVVKNELTNQNIEQVYFEVKPKAKVEVMCRLIDTYDLKLLLVFCNQKKRVDEIVEDLQVRGYQAEGLHGDLRQAQRNNVMSKFRSGVTNILVATDVAARGIDVDNVDAVINYDIPLDEEYYVHRIGRTGRAGKSGKAFSLVGRDEKYRFREIQNYTKVRVEKGVIPSFEDIVGLRKARFIEQVQQTIESSQDLNLYDDVLTALHHSGFTTEQIVSALVKRGMGIEKNEFSDQNLGHDDDRRERREGGRFGDRDRGGRESSGRFGDRGRGEGSGRFGDRGTRGEARFGDRDRGGRFGNREDRGEGRRFERDDRDRAPREREANMTRLYVSVGRRDFIRPGDIVGAIAGEANIPGSSIGHIDIFDKHTYVDVPRDFANRVVDVMEGNTIKGKRVQVEIAR; this is encoded by the coding sequence ATGAATCCTGAAATCACTGAACAGGAAGTAAGTAACAAACCGGCAACTCCGCAACGGACCTTTGCCGATTTAAATTTATCTGATGACATTTTGCAGGCTGTCACTGAAATGGGCTTCGAGCATCCCTCACCCATTCAGGCGGAAGCCATCCCCCCCATTCTCGCCGGCCGCGACGTTATTGGTCAGGCCCAGACGGGAACCGGGAAAACGGCCGCTTTTGGTATCCCGGCTATCGAGATGATCGACGTGGCTGAACGCCATCCGCAGGTGCTGGTGCTTTGCCCAACCCGCGAACTGGCGCTTCAGGTGGCCGATGAAGTTCGTAAAATTTCGAAATTCAAACGCGGAATTCGGGTGGAAGCCATCTACGGTGGCGATTCCATTGATCGGCAGATCAAGTCGTTGAAAACCGGAGTTCACATCGTGATCGGTACACCCGGCCGCGTGATGGACCATATGGAGCGCCGGACACTGAAGCTGGAAAACATCAAAATGATGATTCTGGACGAAGCCGACGAAATGCTGGATATGGGTTTCCGCGACGACATCGAAGGCATTCTGGAAGATATGCCCGAAGAACGGCAGACGATTCTGTTCTCGGCTACCATGTCGAAACCGATCATGGCCATCACCCAACGGTTCCAGAAAGATCCCGTGCTGGTGAAAGTGGTCAAAAACGAGCTGACCAATCAGAACATTGAGCAGGTTTACTTTGAAGTAAAACCGAAAGCAAAAGTGGAAGTGATGTGTCGCCTGATCGACACCTACGACCTGAAATTGCTGCTGGTATTCTGTAACCAGAAGAAGCGCGTCGACGAAATCGTGGAAGATCTGCAGGTTCGCGGTTATCAGGCCGAAGGTCTGCACGGCGATTTGCGGCAGGCGCAACGCAACAACGTCATGTCCAAATTCCGCTCGGGTGTTACCAACATTCTGGTCGCTACCGACGTAGCCGCCCGCGGTATTGACGTCGACAACGTTGATGCGGTCATTAACTATGACATTCCGCTCGACGAAGAATATTACGTACACCGGATTGGTCGGACGGGCCGCGCCGGGAAATCGGGCAAAGCCTTTTCACTGGTGGGCCGCGACGAAAAATACCGGTTCCGTGAAATCCAGAACTACACCAAGGTTCGGGTAGAAAAAGGCGTTATTCCGTCGTTTGAAGACATCGTTGGTCTGCGTAAAGCCCGTTTTATCGAGCAGGTACAACAAACCATCGAAAGCAGCCAGGACCTGAATCTGTACGATGACGTGCTGACCGCCTTGCACCACAGCGGATTTACAACCGAACAAATCGTTTCTGCGCTGGTGAAACGGGGCATGGGCATTGAGAAGAATGAATTTTCGGATCAGAACCTGGGCCACGACGATGACCGTCGCGAGCGCCGGGAAGGTGGCCGCTTTGGCGACCGGGATCGCGGTGGACGCGAAAGTTCCGGTCGCTTTGGGGATCGCGGACGCGGTGAAGGCTCAGGCCGTTTCGGAGACCGGGGTACCCGGGGTGAAGCCCGTTTCGGAGACCGTGATCGGGGTGGACGTTTCGGCAACCGCGAAGACCGGGGCGAAGGCCGTCGGTTTGAGCGTGACGACCGCGATCGGGCGCCCCGCGAACGCGAAGCGAACATGACCCGTCTGTACGTCAGCGTGGGTCGCCGGGACTTCATTCGTCCGGGGGATATCGTGGGTGCCATTGCCGGTGAAGCCAACATTCCGGGCAGCAGTATTGGTCACATCGACATTTTCGATAAACACACGTACGTTGACGTTCCCCGCGATTTCGCCAACCGGGTGGTCGACGTTATGGAAGGTAATACCATCAAAGGCAAACGCGTTCAGGTTGAAATTGCCCGGTAA
- a CDS encoding anthranilate synthase component I family protein, translating into MGITASAFRHERTILLESTGAEPVDSWPRKALSWAISQSDHVVYFNNNSARLPGFSLPYETFPHRLAVGVYQTVKFSPDADPFDVLSRHHQQHPDFLVGYFGYDLKNRIESLESRHANLLGFPEMYFFQPRHVIDFDDNRITVRSWDDPDEVLSQIAASQTHQPNPISSGESLREAVRCRVTPEEYRQTVRRIQQDIIDGTVYELNYCIEFFLENARLDPLSVYNQLTERSPMPFSHFQRIGSHYVLGASPERFLKKTGDRLISQPIKGTIRRGTTPADDDRLRQQLRNSEKEQAENLMIVDLVRNDLARSAQTGSVRVDELFGIYPFRQLFQMISTVSAIQRADLPFTTAIKNAFPMGSMTGAPKVRAMQLIDQYEASRRGPYSGAAGFITPEGDFDFNVVIRSIFYNSSTSRASFSVGSAITYDADPQQEYDECLLKAEAILSVL; encoded by the coding sequence ATGGGCATAACTGCCTCTGCTTTTCGTCACGAACGTACCATTTTGCTGGAATCAACGGGTGCCGAACCCGTTGATTCCTGGCCCAGGAAAGCTTTAAGCTGGGCCATCAGCCAGTCTGATCACGTTGTTTACTTCAACAACAACTCGGCCCGTCTGCCCGGCTTTTCGCTTCCTTACGAGACATTTCCCCACCGGCTCGCGGTCGGTGTTTACCAAACCGTCAAGTTCAGCCCCGACGCCGACCCTTTTGATGTCCTCTCCCGGCATCATCAGCAACACCCGGATTTTCTGGTCGGCTATTTCGGCTACGACCTGAAAAACCGGATTGAATCCCTGGAAAGCCGTCACGCTAATTTGCTGGGGTTCCCGGAGATGTATTTCTTCCAGCCGCGGCACGTTATTGATTTCGATGATAACCGGATAACCGTCCGGTCGTGGGATGATCCCGATGAGGTCCTTAGCCAAATTGCAGCCAGCCAAACCCACCAGCCAAACCCGATTTCTTCGGGGGAATCGTTACGGGAGGCCGTGCGGTGCCGGGTTACGCCGGAGGAATACCGCCAGACCGTGCGGAGAATTCAGCAGGACATTATCGACGGTACGGTTTACGAGCTAAACTACTGCATCGAATTTTTCCTTGAGAACGCCCGCCTGGATCCGCTGTCGGTTTATAACCAGCTAACCGAGCGGTCGCCCATGCCGTTTTCTCATTTTCAGCGAATTGGTAGTCATTACGTCCTGGGCGCTTCACCGGAACGGTTTCTGAAAAAAACCGGCGACCGGCTCATTTCCCAACCCATCAAGGGCACCATCCGGCGCGGCACCACCCCCGCTGACGATGACCGGCTTCGGCAGCAACTCCGCAACAGCGAAAAAGAGCAGGCCGAAAATCTGATGATTGTGGACCTGGTTCGCAACGACCTGGCCCGCAGTGCCCAAACCGGAAGCGTTCGGGTGGATGAACTATTCGGCATTTACCCTTTCCGGCAACTTTTTCAGATGATTTCCACGGTTTCGGCAATCCAGCGGGCTGATTTACCCTTTACAACAGCCATCAAAAATGCGTTTCCGATGGGTAGCATGACGGGCGCCCCCAAGGTTCGGGCAATGCAACTCATCGATCAGTACGAAGCCAGTCGCCGGGGGCCGTATTCAGGAGCAGCCGGTTTTATTACCCCCGAAGGAGATTTTGATTTTAACGTAGTCATCCGAAGTATTTTCTATAATTCATCCACCAGCCGCGCTTCCTTTTCAGTCGGTAGCGCCATCACTTATGACGCTGACCCTCAGCAGGAATACGACGAATGTTTATTAAAGGCGGAAGCCATTTTATCGGTTTTATAA
- the lepB gene encoding signal peptidase I has product MSVVKNQETAPRRSAKNKSPFREWVDSIVFAVVAATLIRWLFMEAFTIPTPSMEKSLLVGDFLFVSKLHYGTRTPKTPLQVPLTHQKIWGTEIPSYLDWIQLPQYRLPGFSSVKQGDVVVFNYPPEDYPTDLKTNYIKRCIGVPGDVLEIRDRKVIVNGKDFPDPVKSETEYFLKTNSVISAKVFKRYDITDYEQSTETYNDTIAANDASGYRIHTTPETAALLKQQEFVQGIEVIKTPKGSVNPFQPVYPQSPLFPWNVDNYGPITVPKEGVTIPLDEKNIALYGPVIQKYEDNDKVEIAEKSIKIDGKPITSYTFKQDYYFMMGDNRHNSADSRYWGFVPADHIVGKAVFIWMSIDPNPESVLNKIRWNRLFRIID; this is encoded by the coding sequence ATGTCAGTCGTTAAAAATCAGGAAACCGCCCCCCGGCGCAGCGCCAAGAACAAATCGCCGTTCCGCGAGTGGGTCGATTCCATTGTGTTTGCGGTGGTGGCCGCTACGCTGATCCGGTGGCTGTTTATGGAAGCGTTTACCATTCCGACGCCTTCGATGGAAAAGAGCCTGCTGGTGGGCGACTTCCTGTTTGTCAGCAAACTCCACTACGGAACCCGGACGCCCAAAACGCCCTTGCAGGTGCCGTTGACCCACCAAAAAATCTGGGGAACCGAAATACCGTCGTATCTGGACTGGATTCAGTTGCCGCAATACCGTCTGCCGGGCTTCTCGTCGGTCAAGCAGGGCGATGTTGTGGTGTTCAATTATCCTCCCGAAGACTACCCCACCGATCTGAAAACCAACTACATCAAACGCTGCATTGGCGTGCCGGGCGATGTGCTGGAAATTCGCGACCGCAAGGTTATCGTAAACGGAAAGGACTTTCCGGACCCGGTGAAATCGGAAACGGAATACTTCCTGAAAACCAATTCCGTCATCAGCGCGAAGGTTTTCAAACGGTATGACATCACGGATTACGAGCAGAGCACCGAAACCTACAACGACACCATTGCCGCCAACGACGCGTCGGGCTACCGGATTCATACCACGCCGGAAACCGCGGCTTTGCTGAAGCAGCAGGAGTTTGTGCAGGGAATTGAGGTGATCAAAACGCCGAAGGGCTCCGTCAACCCGTTCCAGCCCGTTTACCCGCAGTCGCCCCTGTTCCCCTGGAACGTAGACAACTACGGCCCCATTACCGTCCCGAAAGAAGGGGTGACCATTCCGCTCGACGAAAAGAACATCGCGCTCTACGGACCGGTGATCCAGAAATACGAAGACAACGACAAAGTGGAAATTGCCGAAAAATCAATCAAAATTGACGGCAAGCCCATCACCTCGTATACGTTCAAGCAGGATTATTATTTCATGATGGGCGACAACCGCCACAACTCCGCCGACTCGCGGTACTGGGGTTTTGTGCCCGCCGATCACATCGTTGGAAAAGCGGTTTTCATCTGGATGTCAATTGATCCGAACCCGGAAAGCGTCCTGAACAAAATTCGCTGGAACCGCCTGTTCCGGATTATTGACTAA
- a CDS encoding O-methyltransferase, producing MIRAYLKFLLKARGAHSLHSPFVFDLYTNLIRSDNPQEPAFGPIRALQNELLRETRTIQITDFGAGSRINSSRERAIRDIAKNSQKPARFGRLMYRLIQRFGSQTIVDLGTSLGITTLYEAAAAPTAQLLTFEGCPQTAAVAAANFRKLNRQHIEIVTGNLDETLAERLKTVPSIDFAFFDANHRYEPTVQYFKTCLLKAHHESCFIFDDIHWSDEMEQAWETIKADPAVTVSIDLFYIGLVFFRPQQPKQDFILKF from the coding sequence TTGATTCGAGCTTATCTAAAATTTCTTCTCAAGGCCCGCGGTGCGCATTCCCTGCATTCGCCTTTCGTTTTTGATCTTTACACCAACCTCATTCGATCCGATAATCCGCAAGAACCTGCGTTTGGGCCGATTCGTGCCCTGCAGAACGAATTGCTGCGGGAGACCCGGACCATCCAGATCACGGATTTTGGGGCGGGGTCCCGCATCAACAGCTCCCGCGAACGCGCCATTCGGGACATTGCCAAAAATTCGCAGAAGCCGGCGCGGTTCGGCCGTCTGATGTACCGGTTGATTCAACGGTTTGGCTCCCAAACGATCGTTGATCTGGGAACTTCGCTCGGCATCACCACGCTGTACGAAGCCGCTGCCGCCCCGACGGCCCAACTCTTGACGTTTGAAGGCTGCCCCCAGACCGCAGCCGTGGCAGCCGCCAATTTCCGGAAGCTGAACCGCCAGCATATCGAGATTGTAACGGGTAACCTGGACGAAACGCTGGCTGAGCGCTTGAAAACCGTCCCTTCCATCGATTTTGCATTTTTTGACGCCAACCACCGCTACGAACCGACCGTACAGTATTTTAAGACCTGTCTTTTGAAGGCCCATCATGAATCCTGTTTTATTTTTGACGATATTCACTGGTCGGATGAAATGGAGCAAGCCTGGGAAACGATCAAAGCAGACCCGGCCGTGACGGTTTCCATTGATCTGTTTTACATTGGCCTGGTGTTTTTCCGGCCCCAGCAACCCAAGCAGGATTTTATTCTAAAGTTTTGA
- the ung gene encoding uracil-DNA glycosylase, producing the protein MKVVIEPSWQQRLHDEFEKSYFPKLVEFVRLEYSTQRCYPPGKLIFNAFDKCPFDQTKVVILGQDPYHGEGQANGLAFSVNDGITKPPSLVNIFKEIKDDLGTPIPKSGNLERWAVQGVLLLNATLTVRASQAGSHQNKGWETFTDAAIQHLSDEKENLVFLLWGAYAQKKGAIIDASKHLVLKAKHPSPMAAQHGGWFGNKHFGQTNAFLKSKGLQEIEW; encoded by the coding sequence ATGAAGGTCGTTATTGAACCCTCCTGGCAGCAGCGGCTGCACGACGAATTTGAGAAGTCGTATTTTCCGAAACTGGTCGAGTTTGTTCGGCTCGAATACAGCACGCAGCGTTGCTACCCACCGGGCAAGCTGATTTTTAACGCGTTCGACAAATGCCCGTTCGACCAGACGAAGGTTGTCATTCTGGGGCAGGACCCGTACCACGGTGAAGGCCAGGCCAATGGCTTGGCGTTTTCGGTCAACGATGGCATTACCAAACCGCCTTCGCTGGTTAATATTTTTAAAGAAATCAAGGACGACCTGGGCACGCCCATCCCCAAATCCGGTAACCTGGAACGCTGGGCGGTTCAGGGGGTTCTGCTGCTCAATGCGACCCTGACGGTTCGGGCCAGCCAGGCCGGCTCGCATCAGAACAAGGGCTGGGAGACGTTTACGGATGCGGCCATTCAGCACCTGTCCGACGAAAAAGAAAACCTGGTCTTTCTGCTTTGGGGCGCTTACGCGCAAAAAAAAGGCGCCATTATTGACGCCAGTAAACACTTGGTTCTGAAAGCCAAACACCCGTCGCCGATGGCTGCGCAACACGGCGGCTGGTTCGGCAACAAACACTTCGGCCAGACGAACGCCTTTCTGAAAAGCAAAGGTCTGCAGGAAATCGAATGGTAA